In a genomic window of Piliocolobus tephrosceles isolate RC106 chromosome 1, ASM277652v3, whole genome shotgun sequence:
- the PTCH2 gene encoding protein patched homolog 2 isoform X2 produces the protein MTRSPPLRELPPSYTPPARTAAPQILAGSLKAPLWLRAYFQGLLFSLGCGIQRHCGKVLFLGLLAFGALALGLRVAIIETNLEQLWVEVGSRVSQELHYTKEKLGEEAAYTSQMLIQTARQEGENILTPEALGLHLQAALTASKVQVSLYGKSWDLNKICYKSGVPLIENGMIERMIEKLFPCVILTPLDCFWEGAKLQGGSAYLPGRPDIQWTNLDPEQLLEELGPFASLEGFRELLDKAQVGQAYVGRPCLHPDDLHCPPSAPNHHSRQAPNVAHELSGGCHGFSHKFMHWQEELLLGGMARGPQGQLLRAEALQSTFLLMSPRQLYEHFRGDYQTHDIGWSEEQAGTVLQAWQRRFVQLAQQALPENASQQIHAFSSTTLDDILHAFSEVSAARVVGGYLLMLAYACVTMLRWDCAQSQGAVGLAGVLLVALAVASGLGLCALLGITFNAATTQVLPFLALGIGVDDVFLLAHAFTEALPDTPLQERMGECLQRTGTSVVLTSINNMAAFLMAALVPIPALRAFSLQAAIVVGCTFVAVMLVFPAILSLDLRRRHCQRLDVLCCFSSPCSARVLQILPQELGDETVPVGIAHLTATVQAFTHCGASSQHVVTILPPQAHLVPPPSDPLGSEVFSPGGSTRDLLGQEEETRQKAACKSLPCARWNLAHFARYQFAPLLLQSHAKAIVLVLFGALLGLSLYGATLVQDGLALTDIVPRGTKEHAFLSAQLRYFSLYEVALVTQGGFDYAHSQRALFDLHQRFSSLKAVLPPPATQAPRTWLHYYRSWLQGIQAAFDQDWASGRITRHSYRNGSEDGALAYKLLIQTGDAQEPLDFSQLTTKKLVDREGLIPPELFYMGLTVWVSSDPLGLAASQANFYPPPPEWLHDKYDTTGENLRIPPAQPLEFAQFPFLLRGLQKTADFVEAIEGARAACAEAGQAGVHAYPSGSPFLFWEQYLGLRRCFLLAVCILLVCTFLVCALLLLNPWTAGLIVLVLAMMTVELFGIMGFLGIKLSAIPVVILVASVGIGVEFTVHVALGFLTTQGSRNLRAARALEHTFAPVTDGAISTLLGLLMLAGSHFDFIVRYFFAALTVLTLLGLLHGLVLLPVLLSILGPPPEVIQMYKESPEVLSPPAPQGGGLRPEEI, from the exons ATGACTCGATCGCCGCCCCTCAGAGAGCTGCCCCCGAGTTACACACCCCCAGCTCGAACCGCAGCACCCCAG ATCCTAGCTGGGAGCCTGAAGGCTCCACTCTGGCTTCGTGCTTACTTCCAGGGCctgctcttttctctgggctGCGGGATCCAGAGACACTGTGGCAAAGTGCTTTTTCTGGGACTGTTGGCCTTTGGGGCCCTGGCATTAGGTCTCCGCGTGGCCATTATTGAGACAAACTTGGAACAGCTCTGGGTAGAAG TGGGCAGCCGGGTGAGCCAGGAGCTGCATTACACCAAGGAGAAGCTAGGAGAGGAGGCTGCATACACCTCTCAGATGCTGATACAGACCGCACGGCAGGAGGGAGAGAACATCCTCACGCCCGAAGCACTTGGCCTCCACCTCCAGGCAGCCCTCACTGCCAGTAAAGTCCAAGTATCACTCTATGGGAA GTCCTGGGATTTGAACAAAATCTGCTACAAGTCAGGAGTTCCCCTTATTGAAAATGGAATGATTGAGCGG ATGATTGAGAAGCTGTTTCCGTGCGTGATCCTCACTCCCCTCGACTGCTTCTGGGAAGGAGCCAAACTCCAAGGGGGCTCCGCCTACCTGCC CGGCCGTCCGGATATCCAGTGGACCAACCTGGATCCAGAGCAGCTGCTGGAGGAGCTGGGTCCGTTTGCCTCCCTTGAGGGCTTCCGGGAGCTGCTAGACAAGGCACAGGTGGGCCAGGCCTACGTGGGGCGGCCCTGTCTACACCCTGATGACCTCCACTGCCCACCTAGTGCCCCCAACCATCACAGCAGGCAG GCTCCCAATGTGGCTCACGAGCTGAGCGGGGGCTGCCATGGCTTCTCCCACAAATTCATGCACTGGCAGGAGGAACTGCTGCTGGGAGGCATGGCCAGAGGCCCCCAGGGACAGCTGCTGAG GGCAGAGGCCCTGCAGAGCACCTTCTTGCTGATGAGTCCCCGCCAACTGTACGAGCATTTCCGGGGTGACTATCAGACGCACGACATTGGCTGGAGTGAGGAGCAGGCTGGCACAGTGCTACAAGCCTGGCAGCGGCGCTTTGTGCAG CTGGCCCAGCAGGCCCTGCCTGAGAACGCTTCCCAGCAGATCCACGCCTTCTCCTCCACCACCCTGGACGACATCTTGCATGCGTTCTCGGAAGTCAGCGCTGCCCGTGTGGTGGGAGGCTATCTGCTCATG CTGGCCTATGCTTGTGTGACGATGCTACGGTGGGACTGCGCCCAGTCCCAGGGTGCTGTGGGCCTTGCCGGGGTACTGCTGGTGGCCCTGGCAGTGGCCTCAGGCCTTGGGCTCTGTGCCCTGCTCGGCATCACCTTCAATGCTGCCACTACTCAG GTGCTACCCTTCTTGGCTCTGGGAATCGGCGTGGATGACGTATTCCTGCTGGCGCACGCCTTCACAGAGGCTCTGCCTGACACCCCTCTCCAG GAGCGCATGGGCGAGTGTCTGCAGCGCACAGGCACCAGTGTTGTACTCACATCCATCAACAACATGGCTGCCTTCCTCATGGCTGCCCTCGTTCCCATCCCTGCGCTGCGAGCCTTCTCCCTACAG GCGGCCATAGTGGTTGGCTGCACCTTTGTAGCCGTGATGCTTGTCTTCCCAGCCATCCTCAGCCTGGACCTACGGCGGCGCCACTGCCAGCGCCTCGATGTGCTCTGCTGCTTCTCCAG TCCCTGCTCTGCTCGGGTGCTTCAGATCCTGCCCCAGGAGCTGGGGGACGAGACGGTTCCAGTGGGCATTGCCCACCTCACTGCCACAGTTCAAGCCTTTACACACTGTGGAGCCAGCAGCCAGCATGTGGTCACCATCCTGCCTCCCCAAGCCCACCTGGTGCCCCCACCTTCTGACCCACTGGGCTCTGAGGTCTTCAGCCCTGGAGGGTCCACACGGGACCTTCTAGGCCAGGAGGAGGAGACAAGGCAGAAGGCAGCCTGCAAGTCCCTGCCCTGTGCCCGCTGGAATCTTGCCCATTTTGCCCGCTACCAGTTTGCCCCCTTGCTGCTGCAGTCACATGCCAAG GCCATTGTGCTGGTGCTCTTTGGCGCTCTTCTGGGCCTGAGCCTCTACGGAGCCACCTTGGTGCAAGACGGCCTGGCCCTGACGGATATAGTGCCCCGGGGCACCAAGGAGCATGCCTTCCTGAGCGCCCAGCTCAGGTACTTCTCCCTGTACGAGGTGGCCCTGGTGACCCAGGGTGGCTTTGACTACGCCCACTCCCAACGTGCCCTCTTTGATCTGCACCAGCGCTTCAGTTCCCTCAAGGCAGTGCTGCCCCCACCGGCCACCCAGGCACCCCGCACCTGGCTGCACTATTACCGCAGCTGGCTACAGG GAATCCAGGCTGCCTTTGACCAGGACTGGGCTTCTGGGCGCATCACCCGCCACTCGTACCGCAATGGCTCTGAGGATGGGGCCCTGGCCTACAAGCTGCTCATCCAGACCGGAGACGCCCAGGAGCCTCTGGATTTCAGCCAG CTGACCACAAAGAAGCTGGTAGACAGAGAGGGACTGATTCCACCCGAGCTCTTCTACATGGGGCTGACCGTGTGGGTGAGCAGTGACCCCCTGGGTCTGGCAGCCTCACAGGCCAACTTCTACCCCCCACCTCCTGAATGGCTGCATGACAAATACGACACCACGGGGGAGAACCTTCGCA TCCCACCAGCTCAGCCCTTGGAGTTTGCCCAGTTCCCCTTCCTGCTGCGTGGCCTCCAGAAGACTGCAGACTTTGTGGAGGCCATCGAGGGGGCCCGGGCAGCATGTGCAGAGGccggccaggctggggtgcacgCCTACCCCAGCGGCTCCCCGTTCCTCTTCTGGGAGCAGTATCTGGGCCTGCGGCGCTGCTTCCTTCTGGCTGTCTGCATCCTGCTGGTGTGCACATTCCTCGTCTGTGCCCTGCTGCTCCTCAACCCATGGACGGCTGGCCTCATA GTGCTGGTCCTGGCGATGATGACGGTGGAGCTCTTTGGTATCATGGGTTTCCTGGGCATCAAGCTGAGCGCCATCCCCGTGGTGATCCTCGTGGCCTCTGTAGGCATCGGTGTTGAGTTCACAGTCCACGTGGCTCTG GGCTTTCTGACCACCCAGGGCAGCCGGAACCTGCGGGCCGCCCGTGCCCTCGAGCACACATTTGCCCCCGTGACTGATGGGGCCATCTCCACATTGCTGGGTCTGCTCATGCTTGCTGGTTCCCACTTTGACTTCATCGTAAG GTACTTCTTTGCGGCGCTGACGGTGCTCACGCTCCTGGGCCTCCTCCATGGACTTGTGCTGCTGCCTGTGCTGCTGTCCATCCTGGGCCCGCCACCAGAG GTGATACAGATGTACAAGGAAAGCCCAGAGGTCCTGAGTCCACCAGCTCCGCAGGGAGGCGGGCTGAG GCCCGAGGAGATCTAG
- the PTCH2 gene encoding protein patched homolog 2 isoform X1 produces the protein MTRSPPLRELPPSYTPPARTAAPQILAGSLKAPLWLRAYFQGLLFSLGCGIQRHCGKVLFLGLLAFGALALGLRVAIIETNLEQLWVEVGSRVSQELHYTKEKLGEEAAYTSQMLIQTARQEGENILTPEALGLHLQAALTASKVQVSLYGKSWDLNKICYKSGVPLIENGMIERMIEKLFPCVILTPLDCFWEGAKLQGGSAYLPGRPDIQWTNLDPEQLLEELGPFASLEGFRELLDKAQVGQAYVGRPCLHPDDLHCPPSAPNHHSRQAPNVAHELSGGCHGFSHKFMHWQEELLLGGMARGPQGQLLRAEALQSTFLLMSPRQLYEHFRGDYQTHDIGWSEEQAGTVLQAWQRRFVQLAQQALPENASQQIHAFSSTTLDDILHAFSEVSAARVVGGYLLMLAYACVTMLRWDCAQSQGAVGLAGVLLVALAVASGLGLCALLGITFNAATTQVLPFLALGIGVDDVFLLAHAFTEALPDTPLQERMGECLQRTGTSVVLTSINNMAAFLMAALVPIPALRAFSLQAAIVVGCTFVAVMLVFPAILSLDLRRRHCQRLDVLCCFSSPCSARVLQILPQELGDETVPVGIAHLTATVQAFTHCGASSQHVVTILPPQAHLVPPPSDPLGSEVFSPGGSTRDLLGQEEETRQKAACKSLPCARWNLAHFARYQFAPLLLQSHAKAIVLVLFGALLGLSLYGATLVQDGLALTDIVPRGTKEHAFLSAQLRYFSLYEVALVTQGGFDYAHSQRALFDLHQRFSSLKAVLPPPATQAPRTWLHYYRSWLQGIQAAFDQDWASGRITRHSYRNGSEDGALAYKLLIQTGDAQEPLDFSQLTTKKLVDREGLIPPELFYMGLTVWVSSDPLGLAASQANFYPPPPEWLHDKYDTTGENLRIPPAQPLEFAQFPFLLRGLQKTADFVEAIEGARAACAEAGQAGVHAYPSGSPFLFWEQYLGLRRCFLLAVCILLVCTFLVCALLLLNPWTAGLIVLVLAMMTVELFGIMGFLGIKLSAIPVVILVASVGIGVEFTVHVALGFLTTQGSRNLRAARALEHTFAPVTDGAISTLLGLLMLAGSHFDFIVRYFFAALTVLTLLGLLHGLVLLPVLLSILGPPPEVIQMYKESPEVLSPPAPQGGGLRWGPSPSLPQSFARVTTSMTVAIHPPPLPGAYIHSASDEHPWSPAATSSGNLSSRGPGPATGEKSS, from the exons ATGACTCGATCGCCGCCCCTCAGAGAGCTGCCCCCGAGTTACACACCCCCAGCTCGAACCGCAGCACCCCAG ATCCTAGCTGGGAGCCTGAAGGCTCCACTCTGGCTTCGTGCTTACTTCCAGGGCctgctcttttctctgggctGCGGGATCCAGAGACACTGTGGCAAAGTGCTTTTTCTGGGACTGTTGGCCTTTGGGGCCCTGGCATTAGGTCTCCGCGTGGCCATTATTGAGACAAACTTGGAACAGCTCTGGGTAGAAG TGGGCAGCCGGGTGAGCCAGGAGCTGCATTACACCAAGGAGAAGCTAGGAGAGGAGGCTGCATACACCTCTCAGATGCTGATACAGACCGCACGGCAGGAGGGAGAGAACATCCTCACGCCCGAAGCACTTGGCCTCCACCTCCAGGCAGCCCTCACTGCCAGTAAAGTCCAAGTATCACTCTATGGGAA GTCCTGGGATTTGAACAAAATCTGCTACAAGTCAGGAGTTCCCCTTATTGAAAATGGAATGATTGAGCGG ATGATTGAGAAGCTGTTTCCGTGCGTGATCCTCACTCCCCTCGACTGCTTCTGGGAAGGAGCCAAACTCCAAGGGGGCTCCGCCTACCTGCC CGGCCGTCCGGATATCCAGTGGACCAACCTGGATCCAGAGCAGCTGCTGGAGGAGCTGGGTCCGTTTGCCTCCCTTGAGGGCTTCCGGGAGCTGCTAGACAAGGCACAGGTGGGCCAGGCCTACGTGGGGCGGCCCTGTCTACACCCTGATGACCTCCACTGCCCACCTAGTGCCCCCAACCATCACAGCAGGCAG GCTCCCAATGTGGCTCACGAGCTGAGCGGGGGCTGCCATGGCTTCTCCCACAAATTCATGCACTGGCAGGAGGAACTGCTGCTGGGAGGCATGGCCAGAGGCCCCCAGGGACAGCTGCTGAG GGCAGAGGCCCTGCAGAGCACCTTCTTGCTGATGAGTCCCCGCCAACTGTACGAGCATTTCCGGGGTGACTATCAGACGCACGACATTGGCTGGAGTGAGGAGCAGGCTGGCACAGTGCTACAAGCCTGGCAGCGGCGCTTTGTGCAG CTGGCCCAGCAGGCCCTGCCTGAGAACGCTTCCCAGCAGATCCACGCCTTCTCCTCCACCACCCTGGACGACATCTTGCATGCGTTCTCGGAAGTCAGCGCTGCCCGTGTGGTGGGAGGCTATCTGCTCATG CTGGCCTATGCTTGTGTGACGATGCTACGGTGGGACTGCGCCCAGTCCCAGGGTGCTGTGGGCCTTGCCGGGGTACTGCTGGTGGCCCTGGCAGTGGCCTCAGGCCTTGGGCTCTGTGCCCTGCTCGGCATCACCTTCAATGCTGCCACTACTCAG GTGCTACCCTTCTTGGCTCTGGGAATCGGCGTGGATGACGTATTCCTGCTGGCGCACGCCTTCACAGAGGCTCTGCCTGACACCCCTCTCCAG GAGCGCATGGGCGAGTGTCTGCAGCGCACAGGCACCAGTGTTGTACTCACATCCATCAACAACATGGCTGCCTTCCTCATGGCTGCCCTCGTTCCCATCCCTGCGCTGCGAGCCTTCTCCCTACAG GCGGCCATAGTGGTTGGCTGCACCTTTGTAGCCGTGATGCTTGTCTTCCCAGCCATCCTCAGCCTGGACCTACGGCGGCGCCACTGCCAGCGCCTCGATGTGCTCTGCTGCTTCTCCAG TCCCTGCTCTGCTCGGGTGCTTCAGATCCTGCCCCAGGAGCTGGGGGACGAGACGGTTCCAGTGGGCATTGCCCACCTCACTGCCACAGTTCAAGCCTTTACACACTGTGGAGCCAGCAGCCAGCATGTGGTCACCATCCTGCCTCCCCAAGCCCACCTGGTGCCCCCACCTTCTGACCCACTGGGCTCTGAGGTCTTCAGCCCTGGAGGGTCCACACGGGACCTTCTAGGCCAGGAGGAGGAGACAAGGCAGAAGGCAGCCTGCAAGTCCCTGCCCTGTGCCCGCTGGAATCTTGCCCATTTTGCCCGCTACCAGTTTGCCCCCTTGCTGCTGCAGTCACATGCCAAG GCCATTGTGCTGGTGCTCTTTGGCGCTCTTCTGGGCCTGAGCCTCTACGGAGCCACCTTGGTGCAAGACGGCCTGGCCCTGACGGATATAGTGCCCCGGGGCACCAAGGAGCATGCCTTCCTGAGCGCCCAGCTCAGGTACTTCTCCCTGTACGAGGTGGCCCTGGTGACCCAGGGTGGCTTTGACTACGCCCACTCCCAACGTGCCCTCTTTGATCTGCACCAGCGCTTCAGTTCCCTCAAGGCAGTGCTGCCCCCACCGGCCACCCAGGCACCCCGCACCTGGCTGCACTATTACCGCAGCTGGCTACAGG GAATCCAGGCTGCCTTTGACCAGGACTGGGCTTCTGGGCGCATCACCCGCCACTCGTACCGCAATGGCTCTGAGGATGGGGCCCTGGCCTACAAGCTGCTCATCCAGACCGGAGACGCCCAGGAGCCTCTGGATTTCAGCCAG CTGACCACAAAGAAGCTGGTAGACAGAGAGGGACTGATTCCACCCGAGCTCTTCTACATGGGGCTGACCGTGTGGGTGAGCAGTGACCCCCTGGGTCTGGCAGCCTCACAGGCCAACTTCTACCCCCCACCTCCTGAATGGCTGCATGACAAATACGACACCACGGGGGAGAACCTTCGCA TCCCACCAGCTCAGCCCTTGGAGTTTGCCCAGTTCCCCTTCCTGCTGCGTGGCCTCCAGAAGACTGCAGACTTTGTGGAGGCCATCGAGGGGGCCCGGGCAGCATGTGCAGAGGccggccaggctggggtgcacgCCTACCCCAGCGGCTCCCCGTTCCTCTTCTGGGAGCAGTATCTGGGCCTGCGGCGCTGCTTCCTTCTGGCTGTCTGCATCCTGCTGGTGTGCACATTCCTCGTCTGTGCCCTGCTGCTCCTCAACCCATGGACGGCTGGCCTCATA GTGCTGGTCCTGGCGATGATGACGGTGGAGCTCTTTGGTATCATGGGTTTCCTGGGCATCAAGCTGAGCGCCATCCCCGTGGTGATCCTCGTGGCCTCTGTAGGCATCGGTGTTGAGTTCACAGTCCACGTGGCTCTG GGCTTTCTGACCACCCAGGGCAGCCGGAACCTGCGGGCCGCCCGTGCCCTCGAGCACACATTTGCCCCCGTGACTGATGGGGCCATCTCCACATTGCTGGGTCTGCTCATGCTTGCTGGTTCCCACTTTGACTTCATCGTAAG GTACTTCTTTGCGGCGCTGACGGTGCTCACGCTCCTGGGCCTCCTCCATGGACTTGTGCTGCTGCCTGTGCTGCTGTCCATCCTGGGCCCGCCACCAGAG GTGATACAGATGTACAAGGAAAGCCCAGAGGTCCTGAGTCCACCAGCTCCGCAGGGAGGCGGGCTGAGGTGGGGGCcatccccctccctgccccagagCTTTGCCAGAGTGACTACCTCCATGACCGTGGCCATCCACCCACCCCCCCTGCCTGGTGCCTACATCCATTCAGCCTCTGATGAGCATCCTTGGTCCCCTGCTGCCACCAGCTCTGGCAACCTCAGTTCCAGGGGACCAGGTCCAGCCACGGGTGAAAAGAGCAGCTGA